The following coding sequences are from one Betaproteobacteria bacterium window:
- a CDS encoding NAD(P)/FAD-dependent oxidoreductase, translating into MKKPRLVMIGNGMAGVRTVEELLKIAPDRYDITIFGAEPHPNYNRILLSPVLAGEMTVQEIILNELDWYKQNGINLHVGKKVVKIDRVKRLVVAEDGSTEPYERLLLATGSNPFMLPVPGNDLPGVIGYRDIKDTDEMIEAAKLHKHAVVIGGGLLGLEAANGLKLRGMDVTVVHLGSWLLERQLDEVAGKMLQKSLEDRGLKFLLEKQTEALIQGESGRVAAVRFKDGMQIPADLVVMAAGIRPNYALAESAGIYCNRGIVVNDTMQTYDPKIYAVGECVSHRGIAYGLVAPLFEQAKVAANHLAGYGIGLYTGSVTSTKLKVTGIDLFSAGDYMGGKGTEEIVLNDAAGGVYKKLVIKENKLVGGVLYGDTADGAWYFQLLKDGRDIHDLRDHLLFGQSGGGDAGHQGQNKAALMADSAEVCGCNGVTKGTIVKAIKEKGLFTLDEVKKHTKAASSCGSCAGLVEQILASTIGGAYTPAASAKKPMCGCTEHGHDYVRKVIREQGLTSIPEAMSFLEWKTPNGCEKCRPALNYYMISTWPHAAKDDSQSRFINERVHANIQKDGTFSVVPRMWGGLTTPAELRAIADAAEKYNVPTVKVTGGQRIDLLGVKKEDLPKMWADLNAAGMVSGHAYGKSIRTVKTCVGMEHCRFGTQKSMSMGVKLEKMLFDMYAPHKVKLAVSGCPRNCAEAGIKDVGVIGVDSGYEIYVAGNGGIKTEVAQFLVKVKSDEEVLEYSAAFLQLYREEGHYLDRTCHYVERVGLDYIKSKVVEDEENRKALYGRLVDSLKDAKDPWAERVAGKQKNEFEVLEA; encoded by the coding sequence ATGAAAAAGCCTCGTCTCGTCATGATCGGCAACGGCATGGCCGGTGTCCGTACCGTCGAAGAGCTGTTGAAGATCGCCCCGGATCGCTACGACATCACGATCTTCGGCGCCGAGCCCCACCCCAACTACAACCGCATCCTGCTTTCGCCCGTCCTGGCCGGCGAAATGACCGTCCAGGAGATCATCCTCAACGAACTGGACTGGTACAAACAGAACGGCATCAACCTGCATGTGGGCAAGAAAGTGGTCAAGATCGACCGGGTCAAGCGCCTGGTCGTCGCCGAAGACGGCAGCACCGAGCCCTACGAACGCCTCCTGCTCGCCACGGGCTCCAATCCCTTCATGCTGCCCGTTCCGGGCAACGACCTCCCCGGCGTCATCGGCTATCGCGACATCAAGGATACCGACGAGATGATCGAGGCCGCCAAGCTGCACAAGCACGCGGTGGTCATCGGCGGCGGCCTCCTCGGCCTGGAAGCGGCCAACGGCCTCAAGCTGCGCGGCATGGACGTGACCGTGGTGCACCTGGGATCCTGGCTCCTGGAGCGCCAGCTCGACGAGGTCGCCGGCAAGATGTTGCAGAAGTCCCTGGAAGACCGGGGCCTCAAGTTCCTGCTCGAGAAGCAGACGGAAGCCCTGATCCAGGGCGAGTCCGGCCGCGTCGCCGCGGTGCGTTTCAAGGATGGCATGCAGATTCCCGCCGATCTCGTGGTGATGGCCGCGGGTATCCGCCCCAACTATGCCCTGGCGGAATCGGCCGGCATCTACTGCAACCGGGGCATCGTGGTGAACGACACCATGCAGACCTACGACCCCAAGATTTACGCTGTCGGTGAATGCGTCAGCCACCGCGGCATCGCCTACGGTCTGGTGGCGCCCCTCTTCGAGCAGGCCAAGGTGGCGGCCAACCATCTGGCGGGCTACGGCATCGGCCTCTACACCGGCTCCGTCACCTCCACCAAGCTCAAGGTCACCGGTATCGACCTTTTCTCCGCCGGGGACTACATGGGGGGCAAGGGCACCGAGGAGATCGTGCTCAACGACGCCGCCGGCGGCGTTTACAAGAAGCTGGTCATCAAGGAAAACAAGCTGGTGGGCGGGGTGCTCTACGGCGATACAGCCGACGGCGCGTGGTACTTCCAACTGCTGAAGGACGGCCGCGACATCCACGATCTGCGCGACCATCTGCTGTTCGGCCAGTCCGGCGGCGGCGACGCCGGCCACCAGGGTCAGAACAAGGCCGCCCTGATGGCCGATTCCGCCGAGGTCTGCGGCTGCAACGGGGTGACCAAGGGCACCATCGTCAAGGCCATCAAGGAAAAGGGCCTGTTTACCCTGGATGAGGTCAAGAAGCACACCAAGGCGGCTTCCTCCTGTGGATCCTGCGCGGGCCTCGTGGAGCAGATCCTGGCCTCCACCATCGGCGGTGCCTACACCCCGGCGGCCTCGGCCAAGAAGCCCATGTGCGGGTGTACCGAGCACGGCCACGACTACGTCCGGAAAGTGATCCGCGAGCAGGGGCTGACCTCCATTCCGGAAGCCATGTCCTTCCTCGAATGGAAGACCCCCAACGGCTGCGAAAAGTGCCGTCCGGCGCTCAACTACTACATGATCTCGACCTGGCCCCACGCTGCCAAGGACGATTCCCAGTCGCGCTTCATCAACGAACGGGTGCACGCCAATATTCAGAAGGACGGCACCTTCTCGGTGGTACCGCGGATGTGGGGCGGTCTCACCACCCCTGCAGAGCTGCGCGCCATCGCCGATGCTGCCGAGAAATACAACGTGCCGACGGTGAAGGTCACCGGTGGCCAGCGCATCGATCTCCTGGGGGTCAAGAAGGAAGACCTGCCCAAGATGTGGGCCGACCTCAACGCCGCCGGCATGGTTTCCGGCCACGCCTACGGCAAGTCGATCCGCACCGTGAAGACCTGCGTTGGCATGGAACACTGCCGCTTCGGCACCCAGAAGTCCATGTCCATGGGCGTCAAGCTGGAAAAGATGCTCTTCGATATGTACGCCCCCCACAAGGTCAAACTGGCCGTCTCGGGTTGCCCGCGCAACTGCGCCGAGGCCGGCATCAAGGACGTGGGCGTCATCGGCGTCGATTCCGGCTACGAGATCTATGTGGCTGGCAACGGCGGCATCAAGACCGAGGTCGCCCAGTTCCTGGTCAAGGTAAAGAGCGACGAGGAAGTGCTGGAGTATTCCGCCGCCTTCCTCCAGCTCTACCGCGAAGAGGGCCACTACCTGGACCGTACCTGCCACTACGTGGAGCGGGTGGGCCTCGACTACATCAAGAGCAAGGTGGTCGAGGACGAAGAGAACCGCAAGGCCCTCTACGGCCGCCTGGTCGATTCCCTCAAGGATGCCAAGGATCCCTGGGCGGAACGGGTTGCCGGCAAGCAGAAAAACGAATTCGAAGTACTGGAAGCTTAA
- the nirD gene encoding nitrite reductase small subunit NirD — protein MSDWKQVCTLEDIPRLGSRVVRHEEDGGVIDIAIFRTQGEVFALRNKCPHKGGPLSEGIVHGKQVTCPLHGWKLYLETGEAVAPDVGCARRYPVKVEDGVVFIQF, from the coding sequence ATGAGCGATTGGAAACAAGTGTGCACCCTGGAAGACATCCCCCGTCTGGGATCCCGGGTGGTGCGCCATGAAGAAGACGGCGGCGTCATCGACATCGCCATCTTTCGCACCCAGGGCGAGGTTTTTGCCCTGCGCAACAAATGCCCCCACAAGGGCGGACCGCTCTCCGAGGGCATCGTCCACGGCAAGCAGGTGACCTGTCCCCTGCACGGCTGGAAGCTCTACCTGGAAACCGGCGAAGCGGTCGCGCCCGACGTGGGCTGCGCCCGCCGTTACCCGGTCAAGGTCGAGGACGGCGTCGTCTTCATTCAATTCTGA
- a CDS encoding NarK/NasA family nitrate transporter yields MDKKAFLKAGHTPTLFAAFLFFDLAFMVWVLLGPLGVAIAQDLGLSHAQKGLMVATPVLAGAILRIFMGILVDRLSPKKAATIGQLIVIGALAYAWLAGIHSYAEVLILGCFLGVAGSSFAAALPLASRWYPAEHQGTAMGIAGAGNSGTALAALFAPGLAAIFGWGNVFGLALIPLVIVFFIFIAMAKDAPNPPPPKKLAEYLAVLKDKDAWWFMFFYSVTFGGFVGLASSLVIYFNTQYGLDPKMAGFFTAACVFAGSLVRPIGGNVADRIGGVKSLTGMYILAAIFLTIVSFGLPEAWMALLVFVCAMLALGMGNGAVFQLVPQRFKKEIGVMTGLVGMAGGVGGFYLASSLGYSKQMTGSYQMGFLIFAGLAVLALVGLTGVKTRWRTTWGASHLTTAKI; encoded by the coding sequence ATGGACAAGAAAGCCTTCCTCAAAGCCGGTCACACGCCCACGCTGTTCGCCGCCTTTCTCTTCTTCGACCTCGCCTTCATGGTCTGGGTGCTGCTCGGTCCCCTGGGGGTTGCCATCGCCCAGGATCTCGGTCTTTCCCACGCCCAGAAGGGTCTGATGGTCGCCACGCCGGTCCTGGCCGGCGCCATTCTGCGCATCTTCATGGGCATCCTGGTCGATCGCCTGTCGCCCAAGAAGGCCGCCACCATCGGCCAGTTGATCGTCATCGGCGCCCTGGCCTATGCCTGGCTGGCCGGCATCCATTCCTACGCCGAAGTCCTGATCCTCGGCTGCTTCCTGGGGGTTGCCGGCTCCTCCTTTGCCGCGGCGCTGCCCCTCGCCTCCCGCTGGTATCCGGCGGAACACCAGGGTACCGCCATGGGCATCGCCGGCGCCGGCAACTCGGGGACCGCCCTGGCCGCGCTCTTTGCCCCCGGTCTTGCCGCCATCTTCGGTTGGGGCAACGTCTTCGGTCTGGCCCTCATTCCGCTGGTCATCGTCTTCTTCATCTTCATCGCCATGGCCAAGGACGCCCCCAACCCGCCCCCGCCCAAGAAACTGGCCGAATACCTGGCCGTGCTCAAGGACAAGGACGCCTGGTGGTTCATGTTCTTCTACTCGGTGACTTTCGGTGGTTTCGTCGGACTGGCTTCTTCCCTGGTCATCTACTTCAACACTCAGTACGGGCTCGATCCCAAGATGGCCGGCTTCTTCACCGCCGCCTGCGTCTTCGCCGGCTCCCTGGTGCGTCCCATCGGCGGCAACGTGGCTGATCGCATCGGCGGCGTCAAGTCGCTGACCGGCATGTACATCCTGGCCGCCATTTTCCTCACCATCGTCAGCTTCGGCCTGCCGGAAGCCTGGATGGCCCTGCTGGTCTTCGTCTGCGCCATGCTCGCCCTGGGCATGGGTAACGGCGCCGTGTTCCAGCTGGTGCCCCAGCGCTTCAAGAAGGAAATCGGCGTCATGACCGGCCTGGTCGGCATGGCCGGCGGCGTCGGCGGCTTCTACCTGGCCTCCAGCCTGGGCTACTCCAAGCAAATGACTGGCAGCTACCAGATGGGCTTCCTCATCTTCGCCGGCCTCGCCGTCCTCGCCCTGGTCGGCCTCACCGGCGTCAAGACCCGCTGGCGGACGACCTGGGGTGCGAGCCACCTGACGACGGCGAAAATCTAG
- a CDS encoding bifunctional protein-serine/threonine kinase/phosphatase, with translation MPLKVAVGYASLTGPRERNEDFCGFVTPEGAELDNKGVLAAVADGIGGHRGGREAAEYTVRGLLADYYATPDTWSVPRALETVTTALNRWVIAEAARNAELAGMATTLSALILRGRRYTLGHIGDSRIYRLQEGALQQLTVDHLWEHPELNNVLSRAVGLDPRVLMDFADGELARGDRFALVSDGVWGILPDPLIAEVLLDHPEPRAAAAALTSLALAQGGHDNASAVVVDVLDLPPANLRDALEGEGRLPLPHRLRPGHEIDGYIVDEILHDSRETILYRVHHGRTGQALVLKTLQPVLEGDEAAIANLLMEEWRARRVVSQAFPQVVPGEARSCLYYLMTWHPGATLQRRLDAGQHFAVADAVRLGIALAKAIAVLHRLEIVHRDIKPDNVHLGQDGVLRILDLGVALSPAEIKPDAAIGQAGTPSYMAPELYAGAAPDAGFDLYAAGVTLYHLLTRKYPYGEIEPFQTPRFGEPLRPTRWRPDIPGWLENVLLKAVAREAKDRFETAEEFLLALERGASRPVAAPGRQPLAQKNPLLLWKIVAAVSLAVNFVLLLTLLR, from the coding sequence ATGCCGCTCAAGGTCGCCGTCGGCTATGCCTCCCTCACGGGTCCCCGGGAACGGAACGAGGACTTCTGTGGCTTCGTGACGCCGGAAGGGGCGGAACTCGACAACAAGGGCGTGCTCGCGGCAGTGGCCGACGGTATCGGGGGTCACCGCGGCGGGCGCGAGGCGGCCGAATACACGGTGCGCGGCCTGCTCGCCGACTACTACGCCACCCCGGATACCTGGAGCGTTCCCCGGGCGCTGGAAACCGTCACCACCGCCCTCAATCGCTGGGTCATCGCCGAGGCGGCCCGCAACGCCGAACTGGCCGGCATGGCCACCACGCTCTCCGCCCTCATCCTGAGGGGGCGACGCTACACCCTGGGGCACATCGGCGACTCCCGCATCTATCGGCTGCAGGAAGGGGCCTTGCAGCAACTCACGGTGGACCACCTCTGGGAGCACCCGGAACTCAACAATGTGCTGTCCCGGGCTGTAGGCCTCGACCCGCGGGTGCTCATGGATTTCGCCGACGGCGAACTCGCCCGGGGCGACCGTTTTGCCCTGGTTTCCGATGGGGTGTGGGGCATACTCCCGGACCCGCTCATCGCCGAGGTGCTGCTCGACCATCCCGAACCCCGGGCTGCCGCGGCGGCACTGACCAGTCTGGCCCTGGCCCAGGGCGGCCACGACAACGCCAGCGCCGTGGTGGTGGATGTCCTCGACCTGCCGCCCGCCAATCTGCGCGATGCCCTCGAAGGCGAGGGGCGCCTTCCCTTGCCCCATCGCCTGCGTCCGGGGCACGAAATCGACGGCTACATCGTCGACGAAATCCTGCACGATTCCCGCGAGACCATTCTGTACCGTGTCCATCACGGTCGCACCGGCCAGGCCCTGGTACTCAAGACCCTGCAGCCGGTTCTGGAAGGGGACGAAGCCGCCATTGCCAATCTCCTGATGGAGGAGTGGCGTGCCCGTCGCGTGGTGTCCCAGGCATTCCCCCAGGTCGTGCCCGGCGAAGCGCGCAGTTGCCTCTACTACCTCATGACCTGGCACCCGGGCGCCACGCTGCAAAGGCGCCTGGACGCCGGGCAGCACTTTGCCGTGGCCGACGCCGTCCGCCTGGGCATCGCTCTGGCGAAGGCCATCGCCGTCCTGCATCGTCTCGAGATCGTCCATCGCGACATCAAGCCGGACAACGTCCACCTGGGCCAGGACGGCGTGCTGCGCATCCTCGATCTGGGGGTGGCTCTGAGCCCCGCCGAGATCAAGCCCGACGCAGCCATCGGCCAGGCGGGGACGCCCTCCTACATGGCGCCGGAACTCTACGCGGGTGCCGCGCCCGACGCCGGATTCGACCTCTACGCGGCCGGCGTCACGCTCTACCACCTGCTGACGCGCAAATACCCCTACGGTGAAATCGAGCCCTTCCAGACGCCCAGATTCGGCGAACCGCTGCGGCCGACCCGCTGGCGCCCCGACATCCCCGGCTGGCTGGAAAACGTGCTGCTGAAGGCGGTGGCGCGGGAGGCCAAGGACCGTTTCGAAACCGCCGAGGAATTTCTCCTGGCCCTGGAGCGGGGCGCCAGCCGGCCGGTGGCGGCGCCGGGGCGCCAGCCCCTGGCCCAGAAAAACCCGCTGCTGCTGTGGAAAATCGTCGCCGCCGTGTCCCTGGCGGTCAATTTCGTCTTGCTCCTGACCCTGTTGCGTTAG
- a CDS encoding CbiX/SirB N-terminal domain-containing protein, producing MSQALILFAHGARDPEWAVPIRRVQAAVRDLAPHLAVECAFLEFMTPALPECADALAALGVARVVVLPMFIAQGGHLKRDVPLLIEALRQRHPGVQFVLAPAIGENDAVLRAMAATAAALAGS from the coding sequence ATGTCCCAGGCCCTCATCCTCTTCGCCCACGGCGCCCGCGATCCGGAATGGGCGGTACCGATCCGCCGCGTGCAGGCCGCGGTGCGCGACCTGGCTCCGCATCTGGCGGTCGAATGCGCCTTCCTCGAATTCATGACTCCCGCACTGCCCGAGTGCGCCGATGCCCTCGCTGCCCTCGGGGTGGCCCGCGTCGTCGTCCTGCCCATGTTCATCGCCCAGGGTGGCCATCTCAAGCGTGACGTTCCCCTCCTCATCGAGGCCCTGCGCCAGCGCCATCCAGGGGTCCAATTTGTCCTCGCCCCGGCGATCGGCGAGAACGACGCGGTGCTGCGGGCCATGGCGGCCACGGCGGCTGCCCTGGCCGGAAGCTGA
- a CDS encoding ANTAR domain-containing protein, with protein sequence MLSILVIDQSRTRAGDICAALALAGYQVAAILADANSLTAEVERLQPDVILIDTDSPNRDTLEHLAAMHRHMPRPVVMFTQAEGETTIRDAVRAGVSAYVVDGVDAKRLKPIVEVARAQFEDHQALRRELDELSKKLNDRKLVEKAKGLLMKARNLDEEGAYHALRKLAMERGQPMVVVAKDVIDMAKLLL encoded by the coding sequence ATGCTCAGCATCCTCGTCATCGACCAATCCCGCACCCGCGCCGGCGACATCTGCGCCGCCCTGGCCCTGGCCGGCTACCAGGTGGCAGCTATCCTGGCCGATGCCAACAGCCTGACCGCCGAAGTCGAGCGTCTCCAGCCCGACGTCATCCTCATCGACACCGACAGCCCCAACCGGGACACCCTGGAGCACCTGGCGGCCATGCACCGCCACATGCCCCGTCCGGTGGTCATGTTCACCCAGGCCGAGGGCGAGACCACCATTCGCGATGCCGTGCGGGCGGGGGTTTCGGCCTACGTGGTCGATGGGGTGGATGCCAAGCGTTTGAAGCCCATCGTCGAGGTGGCGCGGGCCCAGTTCGAGGATCACCAGGCTCTGCGCCGGGAACTCGACGAGCTTTCCAAAAAGCTCAACGACCGCAAACTGGTCGAGAAGGCCAAGGGACTCCTCATGAAGGCCCGCAATCTGGACGAGGAGGGCGCCTACCACGCCCTGAGGAAGCTGGCCATGGAGCGCGGCCAGCCCATGGTGGTGGTGGCCAAGGACGTCATCGACATGGCCAAGCTCCTCCTGTAA
- a CDS encoding ABC transporter substrate-binding protein, translating to MANDKLAPDVAPTGVSKTRRDFVSAITGASLMAMVPPGIRGAAWAAGSDAPEKKEVKIGFIPLTDCASVVMAAVNKFDEKYGIKIIPTKEASWASVRDKLVNGELDAAHVLYGLIYGVQLGIGGPKKDMSVLMNLNHNGQAITLSNLLKDKGATDGPSLAALIAKKEREYTFAQTFPTGTHAMWLYYWLAAQGINPLKDVKTITVPPPQMVANMRVGNMDGYCVGEPWNNRAIMDNIGFTAVTTQDIWTDHPEKVLGTTAEFCQKYPNTARAMIAAILDAGKWIDASLANKQKTAETIAQKAYVNTDTEVIVARMLGRYQNGLGKSWDDKNHMKFFNDGAVNYPYLTDGMWFMTQHKRWGLLKDHPKYLEVAKQVNRIDLYKQGAAAAGAALPKSDMRTTKFIDGVVWDGKDPARYADSFKVKA from the coding sequence ATGGCAAACGACAAACTCGCACCGGATGTCGCCCCCACCGGGGTTTCGAAAACCCGCCGGGACTTCGTCTCGGCAATCACCGGAGCTTCGCTGATGGCCATGGTCCCCCCCGGCATCCGCGGCGCCGCCTGGGCCGCCGGCTCCGACGCGCCGGAGAAGAAGGAAGTCAAGATCGGCTTCATCCCCCTCACCGACTGCGCCTCCGTCGTCATGGCGGCGGTGAACAAGTTCGACGAGAAGTACGGCATCAAGATCATCCCCACCAAGGAAGCCTCCTGGGCCTCCGTGCGGGACAAGCTGGTCAATGGCGAGCTGGATGCCGCCCACGTGCTCTACGGCCTCATCTACGGTGTGCAGTTGGGCATCGGCGGCCCCAAGAAGGACATGAGCGTCCTCATGAACCTCAACCACAACGGCCAAGCCATCACCCTCTCCAATCTGCTGAAGGACAAGGGCGCCACCGACGGGCCCAGCCTGGCCGCGCTGATCGCCAAGAAAGAGCGGGAATACACCTTTGCCCAGACCTTCCCCACCGGCACCCACGCCATGTGGCTCTACTACTGGCTGGCGGCCCAGGGCATCAACCCCCTGAAGGACGTCAAGACCATCACCGTGCCCCCGCCGCAGATGGTGGCCAACATGCGGGTCGGCAACATGGACGGCTACTGCGTCGGAGAACCCTGGAACAACCGGGCCATCATGGACAACATCGGCTTTACCGCGGTCACCACCCAGGACATCTGGACCGACCATCCGGAAAAGGTGCTGGGCACCACCGCCGAGTTCTGCCAGAAGTACCCCAACACGGCGCGGGCCATGATCGCCGCCATCCTGGACGCGGGCAAGTGGATCGACGCGTCGCTGGCCAACAAGCAGAAGACGGCCGAGACCATCGCCCAGAAGGCCTACGTCAATACCGACACCGAAGTCATCGTCGCCCGCATGCTGGGCCGTTACCAGAACGGTCTGGGCAAGAGCTGGGACGACAAGAACCACATGAAGTTCTTCAACGACGGGGCGGTGAATTACCCCTACCTGACCGACGGCATGTGGTTCATGACCCAGCACAAGCGCTGGGGCCTGCTCAAGGATCACCCCAAGTATCTCGAAGTGGCCAAGCAGGTGAATCGCATCGATCTCTACAAGCAGGGGGCCGCTGCAGCCGGCGCGGCCCTGCCCAAGAGCGACATGCGGACCACCAAGTTCATCGACGGTGTGGTCTGGGACGGCAAGGACCCGGCCAGGTACGCCGACAGCTTCAAGGTCAAGGCCTGA
- the ntrB gene encoding nitrate ABC transporter permease, producing MKSPAATGASPAPRAAKPARLREVGATPAETKENTMEKTPAEEPGIPLGERLNALGQAILPPLLGIVALLGIWYVATMKGGGIPGPVQTWDAAVALFADPFYQNGPNDQGIGWNVLSSLQRVAVGFGFAAVVGIPMGFMLGRSKFLAAMVNPIISLLRPVSPLAWLPIGLLVFKKADPAATYTIFICSIWPMIINTAVGVQRVPQDYLNVARVLALSEWKVVTKILFPAVLPYMLTGIRLSIGTAWLVIVAAEMLTGGVGIGFWVWDEWNNLKVEHIIIAIFVIGIVGLILEQSLILLARKLTKESA from the coding sequence ATGAAGAGCCCCGCGGCGACCGGCGCAAGCCCCGCTCCCCGCGCCGCCAAGCCCGCCCGCCTGCGGGAAGTGGGCGCGACCCCTGCTGAAACCAAGGAAAACACAATGGAAAAGACGCCAGCCGAAGAGCCGGGAATCCCCCTGGGCGAGCGCCTCAACGCCCTGGGCCAGGCCATTCTGCCGCCCCTGCTGGGCATCGTGGCCCTGCTGGGCATCTGGTACGTGGCCACCATGAAGGGGGGCGGCATCCCCGGCCCGGTGCAGACCTGGGACGCGGCCGTGGCCCTGTTCGCCGATCCCTTCTACCAGAACGGCCCCAACGACCAGGGCATCGGCTGGAACGTGCTCTCCTCGCTGCAGCGGGTCGCCGTCGGCTTCGGCTTCGCCGCCGTGGTGGGCATCCCCATGGGCTTCATGCTGGGGCGCTCGAAATTCCTCGCCGCCATGGTCAATCCCATCATCAGTCTGCTGCGCCCGGTGTCGCCCCTGGCCTGGCTGCCCATCGGCCTCCTGGTGTTCAAGAAGGCCGACCCTGCCGCCACCTACACCATCTTCATCTGCTCCATCTGGCCGATGATCATCAACACGGCGGTGGGCGTGCAGCGGGTGCCCCAGGACTACCTCAACGTGGCCCGGGTGCTGGCCCTGTCCGAATGGAAGGTGGTGACCAAGATCCTCTTCCCCGCGGTGCTGCCCTACATGCTCACCGGCATCCGCCTCTCCATCGGCACCGCCTGGCTGGTCATCGTCGCCGCCGAAATGCTCACCGGTGGCGTCGGCATCGGCTTCTGGGTGTGGGACGAGTGGAACAACCTCAAGGTCGAGCACATCATCATCGCCATCTTCGTCATCGGCATCGTCGGCCTCATCCTCGAGCAGAGCCTCATCCTGCTCGCCAGGAAGCTGACCAAGGAATCCGCCTGA
- a CDS encoding ABC transporter ATP-binding protein — protein MEKFVRIEKVGQTFDTKKGKFVALKDIDLTLKQGEFVALIGHSGCGKSTLLNLIAGLTKPTTGVLLCDGREIAGPGPERAVVFQNHSLLPWLTCFENVYLAVERVFGTKEGKQKLKARTAAAINLVGLDHASSKYPHEISGGMKQRVGIARALSMEPKVLLMDEPFGALDALTRAKLQDELMKICEATKATTVMVTHDVDEAVLLSDRIVMMTNGPAATIGEILEVKLPRPRQRLTLAHDPEYINYRAAVLEFLYEKQAHVEKMAA, from the coding sequence ATGGAAAAGTTCGTACGCATCGAAAAAGTCGGCCAGACCTTCGACACCAAGAAGGGCAAGTTCGTGGCCCTCAAGGACATCGACCTGACCCTGAAGCAGGGGGAATTCGTGGCCCTCATCGGCCACTCCGGCTGCGGCAAGTCGACGCTCCTCAACCTTATCGCCGGCCTGACCAAGCCCACCACCGGCGTGCTCCTTTGCGACGGCCGCGAAATCGCCGGTCCGGGGCCGGAGCGGGCGGTGGTCTTTCAGAACCATAGTCTGCTGCCCTGGCTCACCTGCTTCGAGAACGTCTACCTCGCCGTCGAGCGTGTCTTCGGCACCAAGGAGGGCAAGCAGAAGCTCAAGGCCCGTACGGCAGCGGCCATCAACCTGGTGGGCCTGGACCACGCCAGCAGCAAGTACCCCCACGAAATCTCCGGGGGCATGAAGCAGCGGGTCGGCATCGCCCGGGCCCTGTCCATGGAACCCAAGGTGCTGCTCATGGACGAGCCCTTCGGCGCCCTGGACGCCCTGACCCGGGCCAAGCTCCAGGACGAACTGATGAAGATCTGCGAGGCCACCAAGGCCACCACGGTCATGGTCACCCACGACGTGGACGAGGCGGTGCTCCTCTCCGACCGCATCGTCATGATGACCAACGGCCCCGCGGCGACCATCGGCGAGATCCTGGAGGTGAAGTTGCCGCGGCCCCGGCAGCGCCTGACCCTGGCCCACGACCCGGAGTACATCAATTACCGCGCCGCGGTGCTCGAGTTCCTCTACGAAAAGCAGGCCCACGTGGAAAAGATGGCCGCCTGA